AGGATCAATTTCCACTGGCCTTTAAGCACGGCATTGTCAGAAAGTTCAACAGCCAAGCGGCAGACGAGCtcgaaacccccccccccccccccccccccccccccccacagggTCCTTCTATCCACCTTTCTCTCAGTTGCTTTGTCCAATAGACATTGAATAGGTGAGCCTTTGTGCTGACCCCCTCACATCTGTTGACCCACCCAGCCCCCAGTGAGATTCCTCCTCTGCAGTGACAATGCGCTCCAGTAAAACTGATACAGCCCTATCTGCACTGCTTCTGTTTTATGTTTGGATATATGTCAAGTTTACTTGCTTGCTACACGCAAAGTGGTGACAAACGCCCCAACGACAGCTCCTCCACAAAGATTCACAACCCAGTTACACTTATAGAGCACACAACTTTAACAGTACAATACATACTGTGATTGGAGGGCCCTTTGGAAATATCTTATATTCATTAAGAttctgggacttttttttttagagggcAGTTTGTGAATCATCTTGCTTTGTGGGGAAGCTTAGATCATGTTTCTTAAATGCCGTTTTTCCTTGTTGACTGATGGTTTCTGGTTCTTTGTGCGTCCCATTGTAGCCTGCATATACATAACAGAGGACAGATTCATCATGCCATTGACTGACACACTGCCATTAAAGCTCGGCCACATATTTAGGCAGTGATGCACTTTTCCTCTTTAGcgccacatttttaaaaatatgatgtTTCTTTAGAAGCATGATTTTCACATTCTCTCTGACACACTAGGAACAGATTAACACTTTTTGTatgtaattatatttttgtaatCTCTGAAATACTAAAGTttgatatatgatatatatggccaaaataaatatatcttaGTCTTAATCATATATTGCTGATTTTTGCTTCCTTTTCCCTGACTccactggaaaataaaaacaatttttccTTTGCTCTTTGTAAAGAAAATACACTGTATTTCAATGCACTGTAGCTTGTGCTCTGAAAAGTGTCGAAAAAAGATGGATTGGGAGCAGCTTAACAAATGATGCTTCCCAGCAGGGATAAtgatttaaaactttaaaaaagacctGTGATCTCTATGATGCTGGCAGAAAGTTGAACGATATCCTGGAACAAGAATCACCACCTTAATTTTGCCTCCACATCTGGTTGCTCCTCTTCATGTCATCGTGAGTAAATACACTGATTTATGCAAAGGCCGGGCATTCATCCATAATCGGCCTGCGGTTCTCCACGAGAACATTCATATTCATCACAGGGAGAAGGATGTGCATGTGAAGGCAAAGGTACCCAAAAATCCTTGCCAAGCCACTGGGAAAGCAGAGAGTAAAGCTGTCAAACAATTTAACATGAGAGGACATGAGGATCAAGAGGATGATGCATTACTTTCTTGTGCTTGTCCAAAGGAGAATCTACACTTCTACAATACTGAAGGAAACGGGCTTCCTCCTCTGACTTCGCCAACATTTGTAAGCCCAACACAGACCTCTCCATTTAAAAGTGTTAGTACCTTTTATGTCTCTCTCACAAGGATCAGGAGTAAAGGTATAGGGCACACCTGTCCTCCCAAAAATTCCTGAACTATTCTACCTTTCTACCTTTGTTCAGAGGCCTCCTAACCCTCCAATTATAACAACAAATTTGCTGAAAGGTTGTGCCACTGATTGAATCTATTTTTAAAGATGCCTCTTGGCTGCGTGTTAGGTTCTGTGAATGGTTCCATCATTCCTACCCTACCCATGTCTCAAAACAGTCCCGGGGCTATTTGCCTTCATTTAATGACTTCCATTAATGTATAATGTACAAACTAATCAAATAacttaaattactttttaaatattattagtTTTTAACACTCTGTCATCATTAATGTCttttatgtctaatcctgggcGTATGTGATATCTGCACAAAAATTGTTTTAGAAGAAAGCTGTAGGGCATCATCAGGCGCAGGCACAAACACATTGAGTACTATGAATCCagcattaatgtttttttaagatattgCATGGACACTGCTAATAATAGACATCACTTTTCACAGTTATTGTTTGCATTGTTAAGCTCCTCACATGTTATGGCTGCAGTGAAACTTGGAAAGTTCAGAAAATGTTTTCAACACACGGTCCAAGACTAATAATAAAAGTCCCGGTGTCACAAGCTGAATGCCCTTTTCAGCACATTTTCACGTGCTGCTTTCTCCATCTCATAGTTGCCTAGTAAGTATACTTTGTCCATGTCAGATTGTCTATTTGCTCTTTGTATTCCAGCCTGCTCATTGTGCCTCCCTACCTGTCTGTCAGTGATATTTTGCCTGACTCGAGTTCTTTTCAGATTTCTGCCTGCTCTCTTTGCTTTGTCTGGATTACTGCTCTGACAAAGACTGTGCTTTACTTTTGAGTTAAGAGCCCATTCTGTCAGTACAGTACTTATAATAATAACGATTATAGTAATGGTAATAACCACAGCATGATAAACCCAATCATCATGTTGTTAAGTACTTCTGAGACTACTGGCCATAGTGTATCTTAGGAGTTCTTACTTGAAGTGCAGTAAGGATGTTGGGCAGTGCTTGCCCGTAGGTGTCATGGCAGTGAACTGCTAGAGCATCGATGGGCACCTCCTTCATCACCCTCTGTAGCATCTTAAGCATGGAACCTGGAGTACCAATACCAATGGTGTCTCCCAAGGAAATCTCGTAACAGCCCATTTCATATAATCTCTTTGCCACCtatgaagaataaaaatacagcaaaatgcTGTTAACAGAACTGTTACTGCTTATTGAACATGTAAGTGTCATATTGTGCTTGGTTAGGCAGAGAAATGAAAGATAATACAAATGCTAGATTTGACAGTTCTTGGTTAATTTACTCTGTGATTACAGAAGGAATATCAAGAATGTCTTCTGGTTCTGGAGAACCACAATTCAACTTTCTGATTCACACATGACTGAGAACTGACAATAGTTAGGGGAACAAAAGGCCTGTAAGTGTAACTAATAATCCTACCTCTGCAACTTTGGAAGGTTCAATCTGTCCCTCATGGGGGCACCCAAGCGCACAAGAAACATACCTGAGATGGTAAAGTTAAGGaaaatttaaatcagttttgaCAACTGACAAAACAACTTCAGAAGCTGTTTGAATAAAAAGCAGGCGACTCTGAAAAAGTGCTAATCTTTCCAAAAGGCTGCTGCTCTTTCAGTGAGTTTTTGGACAAAGCAGTTCATATAatctaaattaaaacaaacaaacaaaaaaatgccgTTACAATGGATTGCTTTTCCGTGTATGATGAAAGGCCAGCTATATGCAGTAACTAAGCTTGTTTGGTTTACTTCATCTGGACTTGTGGTTTACTAATGCATAGATATAACCCTGCTGAACATCTGGAACTTTGCTATAACAGTATCATTACTGAACTGTGTGCTTTCTCCtatagaaaaactgcagtatgttcAACTGCTCTGTTTCCCTTTGGGGAAAAGTGATAATCTGTGCAAAGATCAGAACACAAGTGAAATGCCTGATAGGCGTTTTCGATTTTGTAGCAGAAAATTAATAAGCAGAATACTAACCCTCGGACTGGAATTTGTCGCTTTTTGGCAGCGTTAATGACTTCCTCAAACCTCAGCATACTTTCATCAATAGAacagttaatattttttttactgaaggTCTCAGATGCTGACCCAAACACCGCCACTTCAGTAGCTCCAGCTGCAACCTTAAATcagcagagaaaacaaactTGTAAAACTGTGTTCGCAGTGAGTCACAGTGAGTAAATGCAAGAactattttaataaaaacaatatagaGGCGACAATTAACTCAAGCTGACAAGCATGAGTAAACATGATGAATTATATAAGTGATGGAATATAGCACAGGTCATTACGCTGGAGTGAAAAGCCATGCTTACGGCATCCTGAAAGCCTTGCAGGTTAGGTGTCAAAACCGGGTACTGAACATGAGGCGCTTTCTGGATTCCTCTGAGTACGTCAGTGTGGTCTGCCATctaaataaaagaggaaaatataTGATGCAGCAAAATAAACCTTTAACATCATCTGAACATGTTGCTGGAaattcacaaatgttttcacATGTTTGAAGGCAGCATAAATGACAGAATTTTTCATCATATTTCTCAGAACAAAAAGTGGCACATGTgaacatttgactttttttttctcccaagtAGTAAATAGGGGTGCAATTTATGGTAGGGTTTGAGAGAGAGactattaaaacaaataaaatattctttCCAAAACCATCTGCGGATCCAACAAGGATGTAAAAGGAGCAGATTTTCCTGATTCAGGCAAGAAAGAGTGCCTGATAAATCGCTCAGCACTCTTTTGCCCTTCAAAAAGAAGAGTTATTACCTGCGGTACCCACTTTGAAGAGACAAAGCTGGTGGCCTCGATCACAGACAGGCCTGTTCCTGAGAGCATGTCTATCAGCTGGATTTTCACCCCCGTTGGAACAATCTCCTGGGGAAAAATGAAATTGAAATAGTTTATTCTGGATTCAATCCCATTCGCGATACAGTGGGAGACGTAACAAGCAGAGATGCGGCTTTTCATTTTGCTGTGCTGCACATTATTCATATAGATATCCATATCTGACATGATGAATCTTGCACTTGCTGAATATTTTGAGATTCTTTGAAATATGCTAAATTTCAGATGATATGTTGTAGAAATAAAATTACTCccatccccccaccccacccccatccaGGATAATCTCTAAGCGGTAGGTGAGGAGAGTGAACTCAGCCAGAAGCCGTGTCATCTTTCCTATTCAAtttcaaagaaaatgtgaaacataTGCTCCTAGCAATTATGGCACACAACCCATATGTTATGAATTTTTTATATGTATAGAAAAATGGGAGTTTCCAGGGTGGATTGTGTATAGTAATAGAAAACAAAGGTGcccataaatataaataaggtTTGTGACTGAAGTGGCAGCGTGTACCTTTTCATTTTGAAGTCCATCTCTCGGCCCGACTTCAACAATTTTAACAAACTCTGGATATTCATGTCCTGTAATTGTCtggaaaaatatcaaaagggaaaaataaataaataaataaaaagagaaacaacTCTCAACAGGAGACTGAGCACTGAAAAGTCAGCTGTCCTGTTGCCACGGGATGCTCCAGGTCATGTTATTTCTAACATGAATAACTTTCAACCTCAACCCAGCTGAAACCTGAGAACCAAAACATAAGCTTGCTATGTCATTAGGATGCAAACTCATGAGATGGGACACAGAGAAAAAGGCTGGGAAGAACTCCACTAAAACCGCAAGGAATATTCTGAGGCtgaaggtatttttttttctgatctcaACCTAATAATTTAAAGAGAAAGGCCCTCGTTGAACTAAATGTGAAACCTCAACAGGCCTTAAAGATTACAATATGAACCAAGTGACAGTGATATTTAAGGAGAACACGAAGACCACATATGTGACTATAGCCGGCAAAAATATCACAATTACGTTTTTGTTCCAGGaaggagcaaagaaaaaaaaaaacaagctaacAGATAGACAGTTTAAAGCTAACAGCTAATGTGCTAGGAGTAGATGCCTTTCATCAGCCTGAGAAAAGCAAGTCTTATAGGCATGGAAGATTATCTTAACATATTTACTCAGCACACACATGAAATATACAATgttacccctcatttctttatattttgctgggaaaatgggaaatagatgcagTGATTTCCTGAAACTTgtgtaaacatacatggaaagaCAGtttataagacaaaaacagtgtTTGCACAATTCTACAAGCTTGAACATCAATATTtgttatgaccacctttattctacagcacagcctgaactctgaggcagctttcttgtaattctgttaagcagtcttcaggaatagttctccaggcttcctgaaggacattcaaaactcttctttggatattgactgccttttgttctgttatctgtcaagatgatcccacattgcttcaataatgttgaggtctgggctctggggaggacagtccatgactgataagtGTttcattgtgggtttttctacacaggtatgcttttactgcattggcagcatGTTTGAGATCACTGTCATGcggaaaaatgaagctgttgccaatctgagcctttccagatggtactgcatggtggatcaaaatctgatggtacttttctgtgttcataatttcatcaattttgacaagatcctcaAAACTACTGGCTGAAACGCAGccctaaaccatgacagagcctccaccatgtttcacagacGGCTTCCCTCCTGAATGCCTCCGTATATTCTGACTGTTTTTGGATTTaatcctgtttcttaaggacacaaCTATCTACTGTAGATAGATGTTtctttaggcctgacacttctttttcctccacttgaccaatttcttcatttttttttaagaacagactacacaccatgctgagatgtgCCAAGTTTTGGGGTTGTAGCTCTTTAGGAATCAGCTTGTTGGttcaaaaaaatattatttaatgcctgtcagactgtgtcatcttttggcatttttcataaattcaactaaagaaatgataagaaatgatgtgtttttgcaataggctgctagtaacaaagtgcctgaagATAAAATTtcaaattggttctttgctaaattgtctgttatgtgaacactcatcccttgagttaggtgcctttttcagtgttaagtggcctaacaaataaacaaatactatTCTTCTGAAAATAGACAGGTATGAGGACTTGactgaaagtgagtgaaaaagcagccaataacgaaagaaaaactaaataatcttcagaaagcctggagaactattcctcaagaccactttaaaacattacatGGAAGTTTGGTTCCTTGGTagcaagacttttgcacagtactgtatgtcctTCAGTTTGCCATATCTAGTTGACTTTAACTGTTATGactaaaatgtactttttaatACACATGAATTAATTAGAAAATGAACTCATACTGTGGATTACAAACACTTTATAAAGTactgaaaacaaacatgaaaaatccagaaatgaaatgaaattagaTCTAAAGAAGGTTTTGATCTAAATCCAGCTCAGTTTGATATGTGTGCATATGATGAATTAATCTGAAAGCAATTTAGGAACTTGGCTACC
This is a stretch of genomic DNA from Archocentrus centrarchus isolate MPI-CPG fArcCen1 chromosome 15, fArcCen1, whole genome shotgun sequence. It encodes these proteins:
- the hmgcll1 gene encoding 3-hydroxy-3-methylglutaryl-CoA lyase, cytoplasmic isoform X1, which gives rise to MGNVPTTVKHCLSYEQLIEDYPWLRRWLQEDKTITGHEYPEFVKIVEVGPRDGLQNEKEIVPTGVKIQLIDMLSGTGLSVIEATSFVSSKWVPQMADHTDVLRGIQKAPHVQYPVLTPNLQGFQDAVAAGATEVAVFGSASETFSKKNINCSIDESMLRFEEVINAAKKRQIPVRGYVSCALGCPHEGQIEPSKVAEVAKRLYEMGCYEISLGDTIGIGTPGSMLKMLQRVMKEVPIDALAVHCHDTYGQALPNILTALQMGVSVVDSAVAGLGGCPYAQGSSGNVSTEDVLYMLHGMGIETGVNIAKVIEAGSFICNALSRKTNSKVARARGTARCDVSL
- the hmgcll1 gene encoding 3-hydroxy-3-methylglutaryl-CoA lyase, cytoplasmic isoform X2, with the translated sequence MADHTDVLRGIQKAPHVQYPVLTPNLQGFQDAVAAGATEVAVFGSASETFSKKNINCSIDESMLRFEEVINAAKKRQIPVRGYVSCALGCPHEGQIEPSKVAEVAKRLYEMGCYEISLGDTIGIGTPGSMLKMLQRVMKEVPIDALAVHCHDTYGQALPNILTALQMGVSVVDSAVAGLGGCPYAQGSSGNVSTEDVLYMLHGMGIETGVNIAKVIEAGSFICNALSRKTNSKVARARGTARCDVSL